A genomic region of Nostoc sp. UHCC 0702 contains the following coding sequences:
- a CDS encoding lipid-A-disaccharide synthase, translating into MTNQPFDIVILSNGPGEVTTWVRPVVKALRQELGDDRAVVRISVVLSPCPNASGKERAIALSYPEVDRVQAAEHFWQFLLWGKTVEDWDWRSRGIVVFLGGDQIFPVVIGKKLGYRTVVYAEWEARWHNWIDRFGVMKAQVAKNVSPKHAHKFTVVGDLMLEASSPQSPLPLIPSPQSPVPSPHSPIIGILPGSKAAKLAQGVPLTLAIAEYIHAKIPQTKFVIPVAPTLDLQTLASFADPQKNPFVKTFGFNGASLIVSKESTQNSALKTEKGLFIELWQENPAYDLLSQCCICLTTVGANTAELGALGVPMIVLLPTQQLDAMRSWDGLPGLLANLPGVGSYFAKVINWLVLRRKGLLAWPNIWAQEEIVPELVGKLQPPEVGEMVLDLLEHPEKLDEMRTKLKRVRGESGAARRIAQIVCEEIGE; encoded by the coding sequence ATGACTAACCAACCGTTTGATATTGTGATTCTCTCGAATGGGCCTGGAGAAGTAACAACCTGGGTGCGTCCGGTGGTAAAAGCTTTGCGGCAAGAATTAGGGGATGACCGTGCTGTTGTCAGGATTTCGGTAGTGTTATCACCTTGTCCTAATGCTAGTGGTAAAGAACGAGCGATCGCTCTTTCTTACCCAGAAGTAGATAGAGTTCAAGCTGCTGAGCATTTTTGGCAATTTTTGCTCTGGGGTAAGACTGTTGAAGATTGGGATTGGAGAAGTCGCGGTATAGTAGTTTTTCTTGGTGGGGATCAAATATTCCCTGTGGTCATTGGCAAAAAATTAGGATATCGCACAGTCGTCTACGCCGAATGGGAAGCCAGATGGCATAACTGGATTGACCGCTTTGGCGTGATGAAAGCACAAGTCGCTAAAAACGTCTCTCCAAAACACGCTCACAAATTTACCGTTGTGGGAGATTTGATGTTAGAAGCCAGTAGTCCCCAGTCCCCATTGCCCCTAATCCCCAGTCCCCAGTCCCCAGTCCCCAGTCCCCACTCCCCCATCATCGGCATTTTGCCAGGTTCAAAAGCGGCAAAATTAGCTCAAGGAGTGCCATTAACTTTAGCCATTGCCGAATATATCCACGCCAAAATTCCCCAAACCAAGTTTGTGATTCCCGTCGCCCCAACTTTGGATTTACAAACTTTAGCTAGTTTTGCCGACCCGCAGAAAAACCCTTTTGTGAAAACTTTTGGCTTTAATGGTGCTTCCTTAATTGTCTCAAAGGAAAGCACACAGAACTCAGCACTGAAAACAGAGAAAGGCTTATTTATAGAACTGTGGCAAGAAAATCCTGCCTATGACTTATTATCCCAGTGCTGCATCTGTCTGACTACAGTAGGGGCAAACACGGCTGAACTCGGTGCTTTAGGTGTGCCGATGATTGTTTTGCTCCCCACCCAACAACTTGATGCCATGCGTTCTTGGGATGGTTTACCAGGGTTATTAGCTAATTTACCAGGGGTCGGTTCCTACTTTGCGAAGGTGATTAACTGGCTGGTGTTGAGACGCAAAGGTTTATTAGCATGGCCGAATATTTGGGCGCAGGAGGAAATTGTACCGGAACTTGTAGGTAAACTCCAGCCGCCAGAAGTTGGGGAAATGGTATTAGACTTGTTGGAGCATCCAGAAAAATTGGACGAGATGCGAACCAAGCTCAAACGAGTTAGAGGCGAAAGCGGCGCAGCGCGGAGGATAGCGCAGATTGTTTGTGAGGAAATTGGGGAATAA
- a CDS encoding tetratricopeptide repeat protein — translation MLQQNDSVAITAIAGMGGLGKTELALQYAMAHRETYNGGICWLFPKVGDVGIQIVQFARTHLDLNPPDNLTDNPNQKLLAQVQYCFRLWREGDVLLVLDDVSDYEQVKPYLPSSSSRFKVLMTTRQYFGGIAQLSLDVLQPEAALELLKSIIKQENDLTPLPPSLGGKGEICSPPLQGEGLGERSSELHGEIVALQLCEWLGYLPLGLELVGRYLARKRDLSVTEMLRRLKQKRLDERSLSRPESEANMTALRGVLAAFELSWQELEDADKELGCLLSLFAAAPIPWYLVEQCVIEDCKEEIEEIRDEKLLNLHLLQRQGEGIYQLHPLLREFFQYKLTGLEQEEEFKRSFCKVMVAVAKQIPEDPILEQIKAVSPAIPHLAEVANHLIEYVSDDDLIWAFTGNARFYDGQGLYDKAAPWYKQCLEVSKKRLGEEHPSVASSLNNLAELYDLQGRYSEAEPLYIQALALRRKLLGEEHPDIANSLNNLASLYESQGRYSEAEPLYIQALALKRQLLGEEHLSVATSLNNLAVLYESQGRYSEAEPLYIQALALKRQLLGESHPSVATSLNNLAYLYESQGRYSEAEPLYIQALALRRKLLGEEHPDIANSLNNLASLYESQGRYSEAEPLYIQVLALRRKLLGESHPNVATSLNNLAYLYRSQGRYSEAEALYMQALALRRKLLGDEHPDVATSLNNLASLYYFQGRYSEAEALYMQALALRRKLLGEEHPDVASSLNNLALLYKSQGRYSEAEPLHIQALALRRKLLGEEHPDVASSLNNLALLYYFQGRYSEAEALYMQALALRRKLLGEEHPDVASSLNNLALLYDSQGRYSEAEPLHMQALALRRKLLGDEHPDVASSLNNLALLYKSQGRYSKAEALYIQALDILERRLGVNHPKTVTCREGLAYLRDRLTSQ, via the coding sequence ATGTTGCAGCAAAATGATAGCGTAGCAATTACTGCCATAGCTGGCATGGGTGGACTGGGTAAAACAGAACTTGCTCTACAATATGCAATGGCTCACCGTGAAACTTACAACGGTGGAATTTGCTGGTTGTTTCCCAAAGTTGGGGATGTGGGGATTCAAATTGTCCAGTTTGCCAGAACTCACCTTGATTTAAACCCACCAGATAATTTAACAGACAATCCTAACCAAAAATTACTCGCGCAAGTGCAATATTGCTTTCGGCTTTGGCGTGAGGGTGATGTGCTGCTAGTGTTGGATGATGTCAGCGACTATGAGCAAGTAAAGCCTTATTTACCTTCGTCATCTTCTCGGTTTAAAGTGCTGATGACTACACGTCAGTACTTTGGAGGGATAGCACAATTATCTTTGGATGTACTGCAACCAGAGGCGGCGCTGGAATTATTAAAGTCAATTATTAAACAGGAGAATGACCTAACCCCCCTACCCCCTTCCCTGGGAGGGAAGGGGGAGATTTGTTCCCCTCCCCTACAAGGGGAGGGGTTAGGGGAGAGGTCATCCGAGTTACACGGGGAAATCGTCGCTTTGCAATTGTGTGAGTGGCTGGGATATTTGCCCTTGGGTTTGGAATTAGTGGGGCGATATCTGGCGCGGAAGCGGGATTTGTCTGTTACAGAAATGTTGCGGCGATTAAAACAAAAGAGATTAGATGAGCGTTCCCTCTCTAGACCTGAGTCAGAAGCAAACATGACAGCACTACGGGGTGTGTTAGCAGCTTTTGAATTGAGTTGGCAAGAATTAGAAGATGCTGATAAAGAATTGGGCTGTTTGCTGAGTTTATTCGCCGCCGCACCTATCCCTTGGTATTTGGTGGAACAGTGTGTAATAGAGGATTGTAAGGAAGAAATCGAGGAAATTAGAGATGAGAAGTTGTTGAATTTGCACTTACTCCAGCGCCAAGGTGAGGGAATTTACCAACTGCATCCACTACTGCGCGAGTTTTTCCAATATAAGCTTACAGGTTTAGAACAGGAAGAGGAATTTAAGCGAAGTTTTTGCAAAGTAATGGTAGCAGTTGCCAAACAGATTCCTGAAGACCCCATCCTTGAGCAAATCAAAGCTGTTTCCCCTGCAATACCTCATTTAGCTGAAGTAGCGAATCATCTTATTGAATATGTCAGCGATGATGATTTAATTTGGGCATTTACTGGTAACGCCAGGTTTTACGATGGTCAGGGATTGTATGACAAAGCAGCACCTTGGTATAAGCAGTGTCTAGAGGTTAGCAAAAAGCGTTTGGGAGAAGAACACCCATCTGTCGCCTCTAGCCTCAACAACTTAGCAGAACTCTACGATTTACAAGGCAGATACAGCGAAGCAGAACCTTTGTACATCCAAGCTTTGGCACTCAGGCGCAAGCTGCTGGGAGAAGAACACCCAGATATCGCCAATAGCCTCAACAACCTAGCGTCACTCTACGAATCCCAAGGCAGATACAGCGAAGCAGAACCTTTGTACATCCAAGCTTTGGCACTGAAGCGCCAGCTGCTGGGAGAAGAACACCTATCTGTCGCCACTAGCCTCAACAACCTAGCGGTACTCTACGAATCCCAAGGCAGATACAGCGAAGCAGAACCTTTGTACATCCAAGCTTTGGCACTGAAGCGCCAGCTGCTGGGAGAATCACACCCATCTGTCGCCACTAGCCTCAACAACTTAGCATACCTCTACGAATCCCAAGGCAGATACAGCGAAGCAGAACCTTTGTACATCCAAGCTTTGGCACTGAGGCGCAAGCTGCTGGGAGAAGAACACCCAGATATCGCCAATAGCCTCAACAACCTAGCGTCACTCTACGAATCCCAAGGCAGATACAGTGAAGCAGAACCTTTGTACATCCAAGTTTTGGCACTCAGGCGCAAGCTGCTGGGAGAATCACACCCAAATGTCGCCACTAGCCTCAACAACTTAGCATACCTCTACCGTTCCCAAGGCAGATACAGCGAAGCTGAGGCTTTGTACATGCAAGCTTTGGCACTCAGGCGCAAGCTGCTGGGAGATGAACACCCAGATGTCGCCACTAGCCTCAACAACCTAGCGTCACTCTACTATTTCCAAGGCAGATACAGCGAAGCTGAGGCTTTGTACATGCAAGCTTTGGCACTCAGGCGCAAGCTGCTGGGAGAAGAACACCCAGATGTCGCCTCTAGCCTCAACAATTTAGCCTTACTCTACAAATCCCAAGGCAGATACAGCGAAGCCGAACCTCTGCACATCCAAGCTTTGGCACTCAGGCGCAAGCTGCTGGGAGAAGAACACCCAGATGTCGCCTCTAGCCTCAACAATTTAGCCTTACTCTACTATTTCCAAGGCAGATACAGCGAAGCTGAGGCTTTGTACATGCAAGCTTTGGCACTCAGGCGCAAGCTGCTGGGAGAGGAACACCCAGATGTCGCCTCTAGCCTCAACAATTTAGCCTTACTCTACGATTCCCAAGGCAGATACAGCGAAGCCGAACCTCTGCACATGCAAGCTTTGGCACTCAGGCGCAAGCTGCTGGGAGATGAACACCCAGATGTCGCCTCTAGCCTCAACAATTTAGCCTTACTCTACAAATCCCAAGGCAGATACAGCAAAGCTGAAGCTTTGTACATCCAAGCTTTAGATATTTTAGAGCGACGCTTAGGAGTAAATCATCCCAAAACTGTTACTTGTCGTGAAGGTTTAGCATATTTGCGCGATCGCCTGACCTCACAATAG
- a CDS encoding DUF790 family protein: MLPTELLSHRLNGEEIIPKRLKIDDKNLALANELINCFQAAMGKTQGVLEGQLLDLEGDATDYRVKRGLAYILKSSFCTFEVVSPLEPQMLRERVFALAAKSAPSRESTQVTLSKIADELSQELEREVLLEQVLNGLYADLAENKILTTFDAPTAVDLLNRYNLSQVQGIFYKASQLILNAHRNVPGEYKLLFRYLKLFQLMAYIEGDADHGFTITVDGPTSLFTPSTRYGLAIAKLIPALLNVTKWSLSATLQTRDVYTDSWKTGRFTLNSECGLVSHYSKGKPYDSMLEASFADKWDALKTDWVLEREVDLIPIPGSVMIPDFRLVHPDGRDYLLEIVGYWRPEYLQKKFSQVRRSGCDNLILAISERLNLEKAGVKLDNVPAKIVWFKDKLLPKAVLAVME, from the coding sequence ATGTTACCAACGGAGTTACTGAGTCATCGCCTCAACGGAGAAGAGATCATCCCGAAGAGGTTGAAGATTGATGATAAAAATTTAGCTTTGGCGAATGAGTTGATTAATTGTTTTCAAGCAGCAATGGGGAAGACTCAAGGTGTGCTTGAAGGTCAACTTTTAGATTTGGAAGGAGATGCAACTGATTATCGAGTCAAGCGGGGTTTAGCTTATATTCTCAAAAGCAGTTTTTGCACATTTGAAGTGGTGAGTCCTCTGGAACCGCAAATGTTAAGAGAACGAGTGTTTGCTTTGGCGGCTAAGTCTGCTCCCAGTCGAGAATCAACACAAGTTACTTTGAGCAAAATTGCTGATGAGTTAAGTCAAGAGTTAGAAAGAGAAGTTTTGCTGGAACAGGTTCTTAATGGTTTATATGCTGATTTAGCTGAAAATAAGATTTTAACAACTTTTGATGCACCTACAGCAGTGGATTTGTTAAATCGATATAATTTATCTCAGGTGCAGGGAATATTTTATAAGGCGAGTCAGTTAATTTTAAATGCTCATCGCAATGTTCCAGGGGAATATAAGCTGTTGTTTCGCTATCTCAAGTTGTTTCAATTGATGGCTTATATTGAGGGTGATGCTGACCACGGTTTTACTATTACTGTTGATGGCCCGACGAGTTTGTTTACTCCTAGTACGCGCTATGGTTTGGCTATAGCTAAACTGATTCCGGCTTTACTGAATGTGACTAAATGGAGTCTTTCGGCGACGCTGCAAACTCGTGATGTCTACACTGATTCTTGGAAAACTGGACGTTTTACTCTCAATTCTGAATGTGGTTTGGTGTCGCACTATTCCAAAGGTAAGCCTTACGATAGTATGTTAGAAGCATCTTTTGCTGATAAGTGGGATGCGTTAAAAACTGATTGGGTGTTAGAGCGAGAAGTTGATTTAATTCCCATTCCTGGTAGTGTGATGATTCCCGATTTCCGCTTGGTGCATCCTGACGGACGTGACTATTTATTAGAAATTGTCGGTTATTGGCGACCAGAATATTTACAAAAGAAGTTTTCCCAGGTGCGGCGTTCTGGATGTGATAATTTGATTTTGGCAATTTCTGAAAGGTTGAATTTGGAAAAGGCGGGGGTAAAGTTAGATAATGTCCCGGCGAAAATTGTTTGGTTTAAAGATAAGTTATTGCCAAAAGCTGTGTTAGCTGTAATGGAATGA
- a CDS encoding DEAD/DEAH box helicase family protein produces MPRTPTLTFDRGTLILHPPPRGKAWTDYATWDDRVEKFRIPAIRYRPLVEALQAEDVHFVDEAKQFYPVDLVAGLEMEPYPHQSEALAAWKLAGRLGVVVLPTAAGKTYLAQMAMQATPRTTLIVVPTLDLMHQWYAHLVAAFPDAEVGLLGGGSRDKSPILVATYDSAAIHAEALGNQYALIIFDECHHLPTDFNRVIAEYAIAPYRLGLSATPERTDGKHADLNILIGPEVYRKRAEDLAGKALAEHEIVQIKVKLSQIERERYNELIQTRNDFLRQSKISLGSIQGWQMFVQMSARSQPGRRAMLAHREAKEIALGTDGKLRILADLLAQHYPQRILIFTADNATVYSISQQLLIPAITHQTPVKERHEILTKFREGEYNTLVASHVLNEGVDVPAASVAIILSGTGSTREYIQRLGRVLRKGNVENKQAILYEVVAEDTSEEGTSARRRGEQKRGGDGEKGGWGEKQKKGNLQVVYGSGKQTTKKAAEQLKINYSIQNPKSKIQNPKDVTNGVTESSPQRRRDHPEEVED; encoded by the coding sequence ATGCCTCGCACCCCCACTTTAACGTTTGATCGTGGTACATTAATTTTGCATCCACCACCACGTGGCAAAGCTTGGACAGACTATGCCACATGGGATGATCGAGTTGAAAAATTCCGCATTCCAGCTATTAGATACCGCCCATTGGTAGAAGCGCTACAAGCAGAAGATGTGCATTTTGTCGATGAGGCAAAGCAATTTTATCCTGTAGATTTGGTTGCCGGTTTAGAAATGGAACCCTATCCCCACCAAAGTGAGGCGTTAGCGGCTTGGAAGTTGGCGGGAAGGTTAGGGGTGGTTGTGCTACCTACGGCTGCGGGAAAGACTTATCTGGCGCAAATGGCCATGCAGGCGACACCGCGCACGACGTTGATTGTGGTGCCAACGTTGGATTTGATGCACCAGTGGTATGCACACTTGGTGGCGGCGTTTCCTGATGCTGAGGTGGGGTTGCTGGGCGGTGGTTCACGGGATAAGTCTCCGATTCTAGTTGCAACTTATGATAGTGCGGCAATTCACGCCGAAGCCTTGGGTAATCAATATGCTTTGATTATCTTTGACGAATGTCATCATTTGCCGACAGATTTTAATCGGGTAATTGCAGAGTATGCGATCGCGCCTTATCGTTTGGGACTTTCGGCAACACCAGAACGCACAGATGGGAAACACGCAGACTTAAATATCTTAATTGGGCCGGAGGTATATCGCAAACGCGCTGAAGATTTGGCGGGTAAGGCGTTAGCAGAACATGAAATTGTGCAAATTAAGGTGAAGCTATCACAAATTGAGCGAGAAAGATATAACGAATTAATTCAAACGCGCAACGATTTTTTAAGACAATCAAAGATATCTTTGGGAAGTATTCAAGGTTGGCAAATGTTTGTGCAAATGAGTGCTAGATCGCAACCTGGACGTAGAGCTATGTTAGCACACCGCGAAGCCAAAGAAATTGCTTTGGGTACTGATGGCAAGTTGCGAATTCTCGCTGATTTACTGGCACAACATTATCCCCAAAGAATTTTGATTTTTACGGCAGATAATGCGACAGTTTATAGTATTTCTCAACAGTTGTTAATTCCGGCAATTACTCATCAAACTCCTGTGAAAGAACGACATGAAATATTAACTAAGTTTCGCGAGGGTGAATACAATACTTTGGTGGCTTCTCATGTGTTGAATGAAGGGGTTGATGTGCCTGCGGCTTCTGTGGCTATTATTTTATCTGGTACTGGTTCCACTAGGGAGTATATTCAACGTTTGGGGAGGGTTTTACGAAAGGGAAATGTGGAAAATAAGCAGGCGATTTTGTATGAAGTAGTGGCGGAGGATACGAGTGAAGAGGGGACTTCCGCGCGGCGGCGAGGGGAACAGAAGAGAGGGGGAGATGGGGAGAAAGGGGGATGGGGAGAAAAGCAGAAAAAAGGGAATTTGCAGGTTGTATATGGCAGTGGAAAACAAACAACTAAAAAAGCTGCCGAACAGTTAAAAATTAATTATTCAATCCAAAATCCAAAATCTAAAATCCAAAATCCAAAAGATGTTACCAACGGAGTTACTGAGTCATCGCCTCAACGGAGAAGAGATCATCCCGAAGAGGTTGAAGATTGA